DNA sequence from the Arthrobacter crystallopoietes genome:
GAGGGCCTGCTGCAGCTGCTTCTCGGTGGTCTTGACCGCGTCCGGTTCCTTTTCGTAGACGGCAAGCTCACGGATGAGCTCGAGGATTACGGGAACGTCGGATTCGCGGGCACGCCGGATACTGGTCATAACTGGCATCTTAATCAGAGCGGGCCCACGGCGGTAATCCGCACCGCTGCCGTGCCCAGTTCGTTGGATTCGGCAAGATTGACGACGGCGTTAATGCCCCAGTCGTGGTCCCCGGCCGGGTCGTCGAAGATCTGCCGGACCTTCCACTCCGCGGGAGCCTCTTCGATGATCAGGTACTTGGGGCCACGGGCGTCCGGCCCGATGCCAAGGTCATCATGTGCGTCGAAGTAGGCGTCCATCGCGTCCGCCCACCGGTCCGCATCCCAGCCGCTGTCCGCGTCCAGTTCCCCCAGGGCCGCTTCGTTTTCTGCTTCGAAGAGCTCCACCCGGCGGAAGAGTTCGTTGCGGACCATCACGCGGAACGCGCGCACGTTGTCCGTGAGCTTCGGCGGCGCCTTGGTCAGGACGGACTCGCTGGCATGTTCCGCCGCCAGATCCGCGGCTCCGGCGCCGGAGGTCAGCTCCTCCCATTCGTCCAGCAGGCTCGAGTCCACCTGGCGCACCAGTTCGCCGAGCCAGGCGATGATGTCTTCCAGGTCTTCGCGCAGGGCCTCGGTCGGCACCGTCTGGCGCAACGCCTTGTACCCGTCCGTGAGGTAGCGCAGCAGGATCCCTTCGGAGCGTGCCAGTGAGTAGAACTGCACGTATTCGCTGAAGTTCATCGCCCGTTCGTACATGTCCCGGATCACCGACTTGGGCGCAAGCTCGAAGTCGCCCAGCCAGGGGGCGCTCTTCCGGTACACGTCGAAGGACTGGAACAACAGCTCGGCCAGCGGTTGCGGGTAGGTGACTTCCTCCAGCATGGCCATGCGCTGGTCGTACTCGATGCCGTCTGCCTTCATGGCGGCAACAGCTTCGCCGCGGGCCTTCTTCTCCTGGGCGGAGAGCACCTGCCGGGGCTGCTCCAGGATCGCCTCGATTGAGGAAACGACATCGAGGGAGTAGCTGCCGCTCTCCGGATCCAGCAGTTCCAGGCTGGCTACCGCGAACGGGGACAGCGGCTGGTTCAGCGCGAAGTTCGCCTGCAGATGGATCTTCAGCCGCACCAGGCGGCCGTCTTCGTCCGGCTCCGGCAGGCGTTCCACCAGGCCGGAGGCCACGAGTTCGCGGTAGATGCCCAGCGCGCGCTTGATCAGGTTGAGCTGTGAAGCCCGGGTCTCGTGGTTCTCGGTCAGCAATCGTTTGGCCGCGGCAAAGGGATCCCCGGGCCGCTCCAGCAGGTTCAGCAGCATCGAGTGGCTCACCGTGAAGCTGGAGGTCAGCGGCTCCGGTTGGCCGTCCACCAGCTTCTGGTAGGTCGGCTCGCCCCAGCTGACAAAGCCAGCCGGTGGCTTCTTCTTGACCACCTGGCGCAGCTTCTTCTGGTCATCACCGAACTTCGCCACCGCCTTGGCCATCGCCTTGGTGTTTTCCACCACGTGCTCCGGCGCCTGGACGACGACGGTGCCGGCCGTGTCATACCCGGCCCGTCCTGCGCGGCCGGCGATCTGGTGGAATTCCCGCGCGTTGAGCAGCCGGGTACGGACGCCGTCGTACTTGCTTAGCGCCGTCATCAGGACGGTGCGGATGGGGACGTTGATGCCGACGCCGAGCGTGTCCGTACCGCAGATGACCTTCAGCAGGCCGGCCTGGGCCAGCTGTTCGACCAGCCGCCGGTACTTAGGCAGCATGCCGGCGTGGTGGACGCCGATGCCGTGGCGGACCAGCCGGTTCAAGGTCTTGCCGAAGCCCGGGGCGAACCGGAAGCCGGCGATCAGTTCGCCGATCCGGTCCTTCTCCTCGCGGGTGCAGACGTTGATGCTCATCAGGTTCTGGGCGCGTTCGATCGCCTCCAGCTGGCTGAAGTGCACCACGTACACCGGCACCTGGCGGGTGCTCAGGAGCTCCTCCAGCGACTCCTGCACAGGCGTCTGGACGTAGTAGTAATGCAGCGGGATGGGGCGTTCGGCCGAGCTGACGGTGGTGGTCTGCCGCCCGGTGCGCTGGGTCAGCTCCTTCTCGAACCGGGTCACGTCGCCCAGCGTGGCGGACATCAGCAGGAACTGCGCCTGCGGCAGCTCCAGCAGCGGCACCTGCCAGGCCCAGCCGCGCTGCGGATCCGAGTAGTAGTGGAATTCGTCCATGACCACGGTTCCCAGCTCGGCCTCCGAGCCCTCGCGCAGGGCGATGTTCGCGAGGATTTCCGCGGTGCAGCAGATGATGGGAGCATCCTGGTTCACGGACGAGTCGCCGGTCACCATGCCGACGTTGTCCGGGCCGAAGATGTCGCACAAGGCGAAGAACTTTTCCGAGACGAGGGCCTTGATCGGGGCCGTGTAGTAACTGCGCCGCCCGTGGGCCATCGCGTGGAAATGCGAAGCGATGGCCACCATGGACTTACCCGAGCCGGTCGGCGTAGCCAGAATGACGTTGTTGCCCGTGACCAGCTCCATCACCGCCTCGTCCTGGGCCGGATACAGCGCCATGCCACGGCCCTCCACCCAGTCGATGAAGGCGGTGTAGATTTCGTCCGGGCTGGCGGTGGCGGCTGCGGGGAGCTGTTCAAGTAGGTTCATGTCCCCTCCAGCCTATCGGTCGGTGCGCCGCCGGGGGACGGGCGCAGCGGCAGCCGTAGGCTGGGGTCATGAAATGGGATCCGTCCAAGTACGCCGAGTTTGCGGATTACCGCAGCCGCCCCTTCTTCGACCTGACCGGCAGGATCGCCGCCGAGGAGCCGCGCCGGGTGGTGGACCTGGGCTGCGGTCCTGGCAGCCTGACCGCAGCCCTGGTAGACCGCTGGCCCCGGGCGCGGGTGACCGGACTGGATTCGTCCGCGGCCATGATCGCCGCGGCCAGTGCCGCTTCACGACCGCAGAACCTGGATTTCGAGGTCGGCGACATCGCGGCTTGGACTCCGCCGGAGGATCTGGATGTGCTCGTCTCAAACGCCGCCCTCCAGTGGCTGCCGGGGCACCAGGACCTGCTGCGTGCGTGGGCGTCAGCGCTGGGCTCCGGCGCGTGGCTGGCGTTCCAGGTTCCGGGCAACTTCTCCGCGCCGTCGCATGTGCTGATGCGCCGCCAGGCGGCCTCCAGCAGGTGGCATTCCCGTCTCGACGGCGTCCTCCGGCACGAAGATGCCGTCAGCGAGCCCGCGGATTACCTCGCGCTGCTGCTGGAGGCGGGATTCGACGCCGATGCCTGGGAGACCACGTACCTCCACGTTTTGCAGGGGTCCGATCCGGTGCTGGAGTGGGTCCGGGGGACGGGTCTGCGCCCGGTTCTCGCCGCCTTGGAGCCCCAGGAGGCGTCCGAGTTCGAGAGGGAATATGCCGAGGCCCTGCGCCATGCCTATCCGGCGGGCCCGCACGGAACGGTTTTCCCCTTCCGACGGATCTTCTGCGTTGCGCGCAAGCGCTGACTACCAGCCCCGCTCGCGCCATTCGGCCAGGTGCGGGCGTTCGGCGCCGAGCGTGGTGCCCTTGCCGTGGCCCGGGTGGACCACCGTGTCGTCCGGGAGATAGTCGAAAAGACGGCGTTCGACGTCGTTAATCAGCGAGGAGAAGCGCTGCGGGTCCTGCTGGGTGTTGCCAACGCCGCCCGGGAACAGCGAGTCACCGGTGAAGACATGCGAGGGCCCGTGCGCGTTGCGGTACAGCAGAGCAACCGAGCCGGGAGTGTGGCCGCGGAGTTTGATGGCCTCCAGCGAGAACCCGTCGAATTCCGCGAGGTCCCCGTGATCGAGTGCGACGGCGGTGGGAACCTCGATCTGCGCGATGTCCTCGGTTCCGGCCGCGGTGCGGGCGCCGGTGAGTTTCACTGTCTCGGCAAGGGCACGCACATGGTCCCAGTGGCTGTGCGTGGTGATGATCATCGCCACTTTGGCGGGAGCCGGGCTGTCCTGCGCCCCTTCGGCCAGCAGCTTTTCGATGGCGGGCAGATCATCCGCGGCGTCGATGAGCACCTGTGTGCCGGAATCCTTCGCCGTGATCAAATAGACGTTGTTGTCCATCTCGCTGACGGACGCCGAGCGGATGGTGATGTCATCAAGTTCCCACATGCGCCCAGTCTAATCACAGGCCCGCCGCTGCCCGGGGCAGGTCTGCGCCCAGAGTGAAAATCCTTGTCCGACGTCGGGAAATTGGCGTAAATTCGATTGGTCCGGGAACGGACAAGTGCAGAAGGGCAGGCAGCGGTACATGGAAGCTGACCAATTCGACTGGCGGCTGGACAAGCAGAGCTCGGTGCCGCTGTTCGAGCAGCTGCGCCTGCGCATTATCGAGGCGTCCGACGGCGGCGAGCTGGCTATCGGAACCAAGCTGCCGCCGGTGCGGCGGCTGGCCGACCATCTCGGCATTGTGCCCAACACCGTGGCCCGCGCCTACCGGGAACTGGAGACGGCCGGCCGGGTGACAACCGGAGGCCGCGCCGGCACGGTGATCAGTGCGGGCGGGGACGAATCTTCGCGGCTGCTGGCCGAGGCGGCCATGACGTTTGCCGAGACGGCCCGGGCACAGGGCGCCACGGTCAAGACTGCCTTGGCCGCGGTCAAGGCGGCCCTGGAACGCTGATCCAGCGGATAGGCGGGCCGGAGGAAAAAGCCCACCCTGCGTTGAAGGAACGCGGACAACTTTGGTCCGCGTGCGCACCGACTGTGGTGAACGCAATACATTTTCGAACGGACTTTCGATTAGAGTGGAAACCGTGCTAAAAGCGAGTGAATCAACTGGACCCGGATCCCACGAGGATGTCCGGGCGGACCTATCCCGGCTGGTCGTGAAGGGCGCGCGGGAGCACAACCTGCGCAACGTCGACCTGGACCTGCCCAGGGATTCCATGATCGTATTCACCGGGCTGTCCGGTTCCGGCAAGTCCTCCCTGGCCTTCGACACGATCTTCGCCGAGGGGCAGCGCCGCTATGTCGAATCCCTGTCAGCCTATGCGCGCATGTTCCTGGGCCAGGTGGACAAACCGGATGTCGACTTCATTGAAGGCCTTTCCCCGGCAGTATCCATCGACCAGAAATCGACGAGCAAGAACCCCCGTTCCACGGTGGGCACGATCACCGAGATCTACGACTACATGCGCCTGCTCTGGGCCCGCGTGGGCCGCCCGCACTGCCCGGTTTGCGGCCAACCGGTGACACGGCAGACTCCGCAGCAGATTGTGGATCAGCTGCTGGAGCTTGAGAGCGGTACCCGGTTCCAGATCCTCGCCCCGGTAGTCCGTGGGCGCAAGGGCGAGTTCGTGGACCTGTTCAAGGAACTCTCCGCCAAGGGCTATTCCCGCGCCAAGGTGGACGGCAAACTGGTCCAGCTGTCGGAGCCGCCCAAGCTCGGCAAGCAGTTCAAGCACACCATCGAAGTGGTCATCGACCGGCTGGTGGTCAAGGACGGCATCCAGCAGCGGCTGACCGACTCGATCGAGACCGGGCTGGGCCTGGCCGAGGGGCGTGTGCTGGCAGACTTTGTGGACCTGGATGAAAGCGATCCGGGACGTACCCGGGCCTTTTCGGAGCACCTTGCCTGCCCCAATGAGCACCCGCTGGCCATCGACGAAGTCGAGCCGCGGTCCTTCTCGTTCAACAATCCGTTCGGCGCCTGCCCGGTCTGTACCGGCATCGGCAGCAAGCTCGAGGTGGACGAGGACCTGGTCGTTCCGGACCCGGAGCTCAGCCTCGGCGACGGCGCGATCGCGCCCTGGGCCCTGGGTACGGCGACGCAGCAGTACTGGAACCGGCTGCTTGAAGGCCTGTCCCACGAACTCGGATTCTCCATGGACGTTCCCTTCAATGAGCTATCCAAGGATGCGCGCAAGGCTGTGCTCTACGGCAAGGACCACAAGGTGGTGGTTCAGTACCGCAACCGGTTTGGCCGCGAACGCAAGTACAGCACCGGTTTCGAAGGCGCCGTGCAATACATCCACCGCAAGCATCTGGAAACCGAGTCCGACAATGCGCGGGACCGCTACGAGCAGTACATGCGGGAGGTTCCCTGTCCCGAATGCAAGGGCGCCCGGTTGAACCCGGCGTCCCTGTCGGTCCTCATCAACGGCAGGTCCATTGCCGAAGTGTCGGCGATGCCGCTGCAGGAATGCCGCGACTTCCTGAATTCACTGGAGCTGACGCCGCGCGAGGCACAAATCGCGCAGCAGGTGCTCATCGAGATCCAGGCCCGGCTCCGCTTCCTGCTGGACGTAGGCCTCTCCTATCTGAACCTCGAACGCGCTGCCGGCACCCTGTCGGGTGGTGAAGCGCAGCGCATCCGGCTGGCCACCCAGATCGGTTCCGGCCTCGTCGGCGTGCTCTACGTCCTGGACGAGCCGTCCATCGGCCTGCACCAGCGGGACAACCGCCGGCTGATCGAAACCCTGACCCGCCTGCGCGATCTGGGCAACACACTGATCGTGGTCGAGCACGACGAAGATACCATCAGCGAAGCCGACTGGATTGTGGACGTCGGTCCGGGTGCGGGCGAGCACGGAGGCCAGATAGTCCATTCCGGTTCGCTCAAGGAACTGCTGGATAATGAGCAGTCCATTACCGGCGATTACCTGGCCGGCCGGCGCCGCATCGACATCCCCGCCAAGCGCCGCAAGATCGATAAGAAGCGGCAGCTCAAGGTAGTCGCTGCCCGGGAAAACAACCTGCAGGGCATCGACGCGGTCTTCCCGCTCGGCGTTTTCACCGCGGTGACCGGGGTGAGTGGCTCCGGAAAGTCCACCCTCGTCAACGACATCCTATACAAGGTGCTGGCCAACAAGCTCAACCGGGCCAAGCAGGTCGCCGGCCGGCATACCCGCGTCGAGGGACTTGAGCACCTGGACAAGGTCATCCACGTTGACCAGAGTCCGATCGGCCGGACGCCGCGGTCCAACGCGGCCACC
Encoded proteins:
- a CDS encoding DEAD/DEAH box helicase, which encodes MNLLEQLPAAATASPDEIYTAFIDWVEGRGMALYPAQDEAVMELVTGNNVILATPTGSGKSMVAIASHFHAMAHGRRSYYTAPIKALVSEKFFALCDIFGPDNVGMVTGDSSVNQDAPIICCTAEILANIALREGSEAELGTVVMDEFHYYSDPQRGWAWQVPLLELPQAQFLLMSATLGDVTRFEKELTQRTGRQTTTVSSAERPIPLHYYYVQTPVQESLEELLSTRQVPVYVVHFSQLEAIERAQNLMSINVCTREEKDRIGELIAGFRFAPGFGKTLNRLVRHGIGVHHAGMLPKYRRLVEQLAQAGLLKVICGTDTLGVGINVPIRTVLMTALSKYDGVRTRLLNAREFHQIAGRAGRAGYDTAGTVVVQAPEHVVENTKAMAKAVAKFGDDQKKLRQVVKKKPPAGFVSWGEPTYQKLVDGQPEPLTSSFTVSHSMLLNLLERPGDPFAAAKRLLTENHETRASQLNLIKRALGIYRELVASGLVERLPEPDEDGRLVRLKIHLQANFALNQPLSPFAVASLELLDPESGSYSLDVVSSIEAILEQPRQVLSAQEKKARGEAVAAMKADGIEYDQRMAMLEEVTYPQPLAELLFQSFDVYRKSAPWLGDFELAPKSVIRDMYERAMNFSEYVQFYSLARSEGILLRYLTDGYKALRQTVPTEALREDLEDIIAWLGELVRQVDSSLLDEWEELTSGAGAADLAAEHASESVLTKAPPKLTDNVRAFRVMVRNELFRRVELFEAENEAALGELDADSGWDADRWADAMDAYFDAHDDLGIGPDARGPKYLIIEEAPAEWKVRQIFDDPAGDHDWGINAVVNLAESNELGTAAVRITAVGPL
- a CDS encoding trans-aconitate 2-methyltransferase; the encoded protein is MKWDPSKYAEFADYRSRPFFDLTGRIAAEEPRRVVDLGCGPGSLTAALVDRWPRARVTGLDSSAAMIAAASAASRPQNLDFEVGDIAAWTPPEDLDVLVSNAALQWLPGHQDLLRAWASALGSGAWLAFQVPGNFSAPSHVLMRRQAASSRWHSRLDGVLRHEDAVSEPADYLALLLEAGFDADAWETTYLHVLQGSDPVLEWVRGTGLRPVLAALEPQEASEFEREYAEALRHAYPAGPHGTVFPFRRIFCVARKR
- a CDS encoding MBL fold metallo-hydrolase; this translates as MWELDDITIRSASVSEMDNNVYLITAKDSGTQVLIDAADDLPAIEKLLAEGAQDSPAPAKVAMIITTHSHWDHVRALAETVKLTGARTAAGTEDIAQIEVPTAVALDHGDLAEFDGFSLEAIKLRGHTPGSVALLYRNAHGPSHVFTGDSLFPGGVGNTQQDPQRFSSLINDVERRLFDYLPDDTVVHPGHGKGTTLGAERPHLAEWRERGW
- a CDS encoding GntR family transcriptional regulator, giving the protein MEADQFDWRLDKQSSVPLFEQLRLRIIEASDGGELAIGTKLPPVRRLADHLGIVPNTVARAYRELETAGRVTTGGRAGTVISAGGDESSRLLAEAAMTFAETARAQGATVKTALAAVKAALER
- the uvrA gene encoding excinuclease ABC subunit UvrA — protein: MLKASESTGPGSHEDVRADLSRLVVKGAREHNLRNVDLDLPRDSMIVFTGLSGSGKSSLAFDTIFAEGQRRYVESLSAYARMFLGQVDKPDVDFIEGLSPAVSIDQKSTSKNPRSTVGTITEIYDYMRLLWARVGRPHCPVCGQPVTRQTPQQIVDQLLELESGTRFQILAPVVRGRKGEFVDLFKELSAKGYSRAKVDGKLVQLSEPPKLGKQFKHTIEVVIDRLVVKDGIQQRLTDSIETGLGLAEGRVLADFVDLDESDPGRTRAFSEHLACPNEHPLAIDEVEPRSFSFNNPFGACPVCTGIGSKLEVDEDLVVPDPELSLGDGAIAPWALGTATQQYWNRLLEGLSHELGFSMDVPFNELSKDARKAVLYGKDHKVVVQYRNRFGRERKYSTGFEGAVQYIHRKHLETESDNARDRYEQYMREVPCPECKGARLNPASLSVLINGRSIAEVSAMPLQECRDFLNSLELTPREAQIAQQVLIEIQARLRFLLDVGLSYLNLERAAGTLSGGEAQRIRLATQIGSGLVGVLYVLDEPSIGLHQRDNRRLIETLTRLRDLGNTLIVVEHDEDTISEADWIVDVGPGAGEHGGQIVHSGSLKELLDNEQSITGDYLAGRRRIDIPAKRRKIDKKRQLKVVAARENNLQGIDAVFPLGVFTAVTGVSGSGKSTLVNDILYKVLANKLNRAKQVAGRHTRVEGLEHLDKVIHVDQSPIGRTPRSNAATYTGVFDNIRKLFAETNEAKVRGYQPGRFSFNVKGGRCEACSGDGTLKIEMNFLPDVYVPCEVCHGARYNRETLEVHYKGKTIADVLDMPIEEGAEFFAAFTPIARHLNTLVDVGLGYVRLGQPATTLSGGEAQRVKLASELQKRSNGRSIYVLDEPTTGLHFEDIRKLLLVLQSLVDKGNTVITIEHNLDVIKSADWVVDLGPDGGSGGGRIIAAGTPEQVAKAEVSHTGRFLAEVLETA